A portion of the Edaphobacter lichenicola genome contains these proteins:
- a CDS encoding GH92 family glycosyl hydrolase, whose product MAKMNIVLKRKFLPAALFLIGSVSDTLAQRRPVDYVNTLIGTAPMTDKEYLGNNPAPGEELYSGTVSPCAMVPDPAGYLCVGPVTGFDGAYHVRGSGYRFDDATIMGFTQMNGEYSDENRLLFMPTIGPIRTNPGSRADPSWSYRSAKDPQREKGSAGYYSVFLKTYGIRVELTATAHCGFHRYTFPVSRQANILIDLVNSRPSVSNASASVVDKHTIEGFQTGGTSTVYFRAEFSKDFSSSGTWKNGILTKDSSEVSGTPVGVYVTFNTSSKEPILVKVGTSTISLADAEANLKKEIPQGTGFETIKGQSETLWSQILDRMVVAGGTEGDRTNFYTALYRMAAGPKYSWFPFYDANGMLLARGEDWVSQRVASEGRFWGWHWGGGYWGPGNVSGLVGLYKMGFHNIDVKAAYQDLRNQAMNGGGAAGAAYRHYGYIPADSGVNDYVNRSIGLSLDDRALSELAKVTGNDSDSEVFLKRSQSYKTLYNSSLEFFAPRRVDGSWILPLDPVEPHAEDIYREGNAWNYLWFNTGDIPGVIDLLGGPHNFAAKLDTFFTTTYNPRMPLRDLTGVIGLYFHGNEQYRHIPYLYDFVGQPWKTQALVRRIQKELYRPIPAGLCGMDDFGDLEGWYVTSALGYLQVDLASEYYQIGSPLFPKVTIKVQGEHPGTFTIRANHVSDVNKYIQSATLNGRPLTVPRFAQVDMVSGGSLVFEMGPMPNLSWGAKEF is encoded by the coding sequence CATGCGCCATGGTTCCAGATCCAGCGGGCTATCTTTGCGTTGGTCCTGTAACCGGTTTTGATGGCGCATATCATGTACGCGGATCAGGGTATCGCTTTGATGACGCGACAATCATGGGCTTTACTCAGATGAATGGCGAATATAGCGATGAGAATAGGCTGTTATTCATGCCGACCATCGGCCCGATAAGGACCAACCCTGGAAGCAGGGCCGATCCCTCTTGGAGCTATCGGTCGGCCAAAGACCCGCAACGGGAGAAAGGATCCGCCGGATATTATTCCGTATTCCTGAAAACTTATGGCATAAGAGTTGAGCTGACTGCCACGGCACACTGCGGCTTTCACCGCTACACATTTCCTGTCTCTCGGCAGGCCAACATTCTCATCGATCTGGTCAATTCACGTCCGTCAGTTTCTAATGCCTCTGCGTCTGTGGTAGATAAGCACACAATCGAAGGTTTTCAAACGGGCGGAACCAGCACCGTTTATTTTCGTGCGGAGTTCAGTAAGGACTTCTCGTCTTCGGGGACCTGGAAGAACGGCATCTTGACCAAAGACTCTTCCGAGGTGAGTGGAACTCCCGTCGGGGTTTACGTTACCTTCAACACCTCATCGAAGGAGCCGATCCTTGTCAAAGTAGGTACATCGACCATAAGCCTGGCTGATGCCGAGGCCAATCTGAAGAAAGAAATACCGCAGGGAACAGGCTTCGAGACGATCAAGGGACAATCCGAGACACTTTGGAGTCAGATCTTAGATCGAATGGTAGTCGCAGGAGGGACCGAGGGCGATCGAACGAATTTTTACACGGCACTGTATCGCATGGCAGCGGGGCCCAAGTATTCCTGGTTCCCGTTCTACGATGCCAATGGAATGCTCCTCGCTCGAGGTGAAGATTGGGTATCGCAACGGGTGGCAAGTGAGGGACGATTTTGGGGATGGCATTGGGGCGGGGGATATTGGGGGCCTGGAAACGTATCGGGCCTGGTTGGTTTGTACAAAATGGGATTTCATAACATTGACGTAAAGGCTGCGTATCAGGACTTGCGCAATCAGGCGATGAACGGAGGCGGTGCTGCAGGGGCAGCTTATCGACATTACGGGTACATACCTGCCGACTCGGGGGTTAACGACTACGTCAATCGGTCGATAGGGTTATCTCTAGATGATCGTGCTCTTTCAGAACTGGCTAAAGTAACTGGCAATGACAGTGATTCTGAGGTCTTCCTTAAGCGTTCGCAAAGCTATAAGACACTTTACAACTCATCGTTGGAGTTCTTCGCACCGCGTCGGGTAGATGGCTCATGGATTCTTCCTCTAGATCCGGTGGAACCTCACGCCGAAGATATCTATCGCGAAGGTAATGCGTGGAATTACTTATGGTTCAACACGGGAGACATTCCTGGAGTTATCGATCTGCTCGGTGGTCCTCATAATTTCGCTGCAAAGCTGGATACATTCTTCACCACCACCTATAACCCTAGAATGCCCCTGCGCGACCTGACGGGGGTAATAGGCTTATATTTCCATGGAAACGAGCAGTATCGGCACATCCCATATCTTTACGACTTCGTTGGACAACCTTGGAAGACTCAGGCGCTCGTTCGAAGAATTCAGAAAGAGTTGTACCGTCCCATTCCTGCCGGATTATGTGGCATGGACGATTTTGGTGATCTGGAGGGTTGGTATGTAACCAGTGCGCTTGGTTATCTTCAAGTAGATCTCGCAAGCGAATATTATCAGATAGGAAGTCCGCTTTTCCCGAAAGTGACGATCAAGGTGCAGGGTGAACATCCCGGCACCTTTACAATTCGTGCCAATCACGTATCGGACGTGAATAAGTATATTCAGTCTGCCACCTTGAATGGCAGACCGCTTACCGTTCCACGCTTTGCGCAGGTCGATATGGTTTCTGGAGGTAGCCTCGTTTTTGAGATGGGACCAATGCCTAATCTCAGCTGGGGGGCGAAGGAGTTTTAA
- a CDS encoding LacI family DNA-binding transcriptional regulator yields the protein MALVRSDAPTLVDVAQEAEVSLKTASRVLNNSKNVSQDKVLRVRQAMERLGYRPNELARGLKAQRSAAIGMIVPNLSDPFTANAVHGLQEVARANGYAVILASSGGDVDVERSEIETLVSRQVDGLVIAPADSRKDSFTDIIPASVHVVTFDQLIRNVELDTVTVTNRRSAQQATEHLASHGCRRIVAIGARPYLYTCKERIAGYKAGMKAAALPPRMCLVDHESSLTADWLKKEVFQNQKADAIFTLNWVCTTLTLRGLRTLGKTAGRDIPLFSFDDFDLADMLTPALSVVQQPAEILGREAARLLFERLKGSGGKFRAVVVPTSLVIRHSCGC from the coding sequence ATGGCTTTAGTCCGAAGCGATGCACCCACCCTGGTCGACGTTGCTCAAGAAGCAGAAGTATCGTTGAAGACTGCGTCACGCGTACTAAATAATTCGAAGAATGTCAGCCAAGACAAGGTGCTTAGAGTGCGACAGGCTATGGAGCGCCTCGGTTATCGGCCGAACGAACTTGCTCGTGGTTTAAAGGCACAACGATCGGCCGCGATAGGGATGATTGTTCCCAACTTATCCGATCCGTTCACCGCGAACGCTGTTCATGGACTTCAGGAAGTTGCAAGGGCCAATGGGTATGCGGTCATTCTCGCCAGTTCTGGCGGTGATGTCGATGTCGAACGATCCGAAATAGAAACATTGGTGAGCCGGCAGGTCGATGGATTGGTAATTGCTCCGGCAGACAGCCGAAAAGACTCTTTTACTGATATTATTCCGGCCAGCGTCCACGTTGTTACATTCGATCAATTGATCCGAAATGTCGAGTTGGACACAGTAACGGTTACCAATCGCCGTAGTGCGCAGCAGGCAACCGAACATCTTGCGAGCCATGGCTGCCGCAGAATAGTTGCTATTGGCGCACGGCCTTACCTGTACACCTGCAAGGAGCGGATCGCAGGCTATAAGGCGGGGATGAAGGCAGCAGCTCTTCCGCCGAGGATGTGCCTGGTGGACCACGAAAGCTCGCTTACTGCGGACTGGCTAAAGAAAGAGGTCTTCCAAAATCAGAAGGCGGACGCGATTTTTACATTGAATTGGGTCTGCACAACCCTTACGTTGCGCGGTTTGCGCACACTAGGGAAAACTGCTGGGCGGGACATACCGCTGTTCTCCTTCGACGATTTCGATTTGGCGGACATGTTGACACCGGCGCTGTCGGTTGTCCAGCAGCCTGCTGAGATACTGGGCCGCGAGGCGGCCAGGTTGCTGTTCGAACGGTTGAAAGGCAGCGGCGGGAAGTTTCGCGCGGTTGTCGTACCTACAAGCCTAGTCATTCGCCACTCCTGCGGGTGCTAG
- a CDS encoding MFS transporter has translation MTKWTVAEALAVSLGGLVFGYDLGAISSATQSLRTQFHLSPGVFGITISFSLWGTIFGSLLAAHWADRVERRTLLAGCAMLYGLAAIGATLPFMSDLASLLALRFLCGTAIGGFTVGCPLYLAELAPDGLRGRIVSLFQVQVGIGVVLAFVAASLFVRLDVQGELWRWCLGGGVVPSMVMVFLLWSLPRTRTGIAEEGSVVGRAEFAATAVISKNREGRLFQRRNARPILLATSIAFFNQLSGANILLVYVLDVLSSAGIGFETGHRYTILISSLSLGTTLLGMSLVDKVGRKVLLYIGAAGMAICLLCLAVAIPYHLVSWVYLCILMAYNVFFAFSQGTVVWVYLSELFPVGVRGAGQGYGSFVHWIANAMLVLVFPIVQHASSVRIFYVFAIFMAVQMAVIWLWYPETRGAALGAIAVANNGRDSTRVP, from the coding sequence TTGACAAAGTGGACAGTCGCCGAAGCGCTGGCTGTTTCGCTGGGTGGGCTCGTCTTCGGCTACGATCTCGGAGCGATCTCGTCGGCAACTCAAAGTCTTCGAACCCAATTTCATCTCTCGCCTGGCGTCTTCGGGATAACTATTTCGTTCTCCTTATGGGGAACAATCTTTGGCTCCCTCCTGGCGGCCCACTGGGCGGACCGGGTGGAGCGCCGAACCCTCTTAGCCGGCTGTGCCATGCTCTATGGGCTGGCTGCGATCGGTGCTACGCTTCCGTTTATGTCCGACTTGGCATCCCTCCTCGCTCTTCGGTTCCTGTGCGGGACGGCGATTGGAGGGTTCACAGTAGGTTGCCCGCTTTATCTGGCTGAACTCGCACCGGATGGGCTGCGTGGTCGAATCGTGAGCCTGTTTCAGGTGCAGGTTGGGATAGGAGTAGTGCTGGCCTTCGTTGCGGCCTCGCTGTTTGTGCGCTTAGATGTGCAAGGCGAACTATGGAGATGGTGCTTGGGTGGTGGAGTTGTGCCTTCCATGGTTATGGTCTTTCTGCTGTGGTCGCTACCCAGAACCCGAACAGGGATCGCCGAAGAGGGTAGCGTAGTCGGGCGCGCTGAGTTTGCCGCGACCGCCGTGATCAGTAAGAATCGGGAAGGACGGCTGTTTCAGAGGAGGAACGCTCGCCCAATTTTGCTGGCTACGAGCATTGCCTTCTTCAATCAGCTCTCGGGAGCGAACATTTTGCTGGTGTATGTGTTGGATGTCCTTTCAAGCGCAGGCATCGGATTCGAAACAGGTCACCGGTACACGATTCTTATCTCGTCCTTGAGCCTTGGAACGACGCTCCTCGGCATGAGTCTTGTGGACAAGGTCGGGCGTAAGGTACTGCTTTACATCGGTGCGGCCGGAATGGCCATTTGCCTGCTTTGTCTGGCGGTTGCGATCCCGTACCACCTGGTCTCCTGGGTGTACCTCTGCATCTTGATGGCATACAACGTTTTTTTCGCCTTCTCACAAGGAACGGTCGTCTGGGTGTACCTGAGCGAGTTGTTTCCGGTCGGTGTCCGCGGAGCAGGGCAGGGGTATGGGTCATTTGTGCATTGGATTGCGAATGCTATGCTCGTTTTAGTATTCCCTATCGTGCAACATGCTTCTTCGGTGCGGATATTTTATGTGTTTGCCATATTCATGGCTGTGCAAATGGCTGTGATTTGGCTCTGGTACCCGGAAACGCGCGGGGCGGCTCTTGGCGCGATCGCTGTAGCAAATAACGGAAGAGATTCTACGCGTGTTCCATAG
- a CDS encoding glycoside hydrolase family 2 TIM barrel-domain containing protein, which yields MLQAILVLFALAPLLQGQQTVTPPEVENEQILGINKEAYHATLMPYKDRIEALAANREASTWARSLNGQWKFHWVPRPEERPVDFYKPGFDVSSWKEIPVPSNMEVQGYGTPIYTNFTYPFKKDWPRVTSEPPREYTAYLERDPVGSYRREFDVPSAWNGRRIFITFDGVDAGFFVWVNGKRVGYSVNSRNPAEFDLTPYVVPGQKNLLAVEVYRYTAGSYMEDQDMWRLSGIFRNVTLWSAPQVHVRDFALTTDLDSSYRDGILAVTAKIKNYSATTQAERRLQVELVTRDGAAKVGQISVEVPALGPGEERAVSTSLSVGNPAKWTAETPNLYTAVLSLTGDAKSAEVLSAHIGFRKIEIKNAVFMINGAPVKLKGANRHENWPDTGHYVSEDRMIRDLELLKQVNANHVRTSHYTDDPRWYELADEYGIYLVAEANVECHGYMNVLDREPRYEKSIVDRNVANVENLKNHPSVVVWSLGNECGGGSSFKTALQSIKTIDPTRPTHYEPFGSGPNLPTDIESHMYTDPTELKAAGQDPKRTKPFYLCEYAHAMNNSMGSVGDYNDLFDKYPTLMGGAIWEWEDQGLWNGRDSNHQYMAYGGGFGDFPNDKYFIHKGVVFSDRSPKPHYPELKRAYQWVSFTPIDIAHGKIGIRNRYAFTNLNKFVPHWTLSEDGAVIDQGTLVPIVLAPDASTEVTLPVKIASAKPGREYFLRLSFELAKPEIWARAGYEVATQQFELPTAPATKTMVALTTGVQTAGALSLRQDDKSITVEGNGFSVVFDKLHGTISQITRGGAALLVEGGGPKLYLWRAPHRNDDQWASKAWDTYAINSLQITVKELKATRLSDSSVLVEATLLEAGHQGWSATFATAYTIAGDGSIAVKSNFAPSGERIPLARIGVRMLLNKGLNRFSYLGRGPMENYSDRDRGSDVGLYSSSVQDQLTPYPKPMEAGNHEDVRWAALGGAGLPTLMAVSVGKLLQVSALPLMDEQLEAPAHSEDLPPSTSAVLTLDTKTLGVGSNSCGPKPLPQYMVWSDPTEFSYVLRLLPAGDQNLSDVARTSLSGESIHALESQK from the coding sequence ATGCTCCAGGCCATTCTCGTCCTATTTGCACTTGCCCCACTGCTTCAAGGGCAACAAACCGTCACACCACCGGAGGTCGAGAACGAGCAAATTCTTGGAATCAACAAGGAGGCTTACCACGCTACGCTGATGCCCTACAAAGATCGTATTGAGGCTCTGGCAGCGAACCGCGAGGCTTCGACTTGGGCTCGTAGCTTGAACGGCCAGTGGAAGTTCCACTGGGTCCCCAGGCCCGAGGAGCGCCCGGTTGATTTCTACAAGCCGGGCTTCGATGTGAGCTCGTGGAAGGAGATCCCGGTGCCCTCCAACATGGAGGTGCAGGGTTACGGGACGCCGATCTACACTAACTTCACCTACCCGTTCAAGAAGGACTGGCCCCGGGTCACCAGCGAGCCGCCCAGGGAATATACCGCCTACCTTGAACGTGATCCGGTCGGTAGCTACCGCCGCGAGTTTGATGTTCCTTCGGCTTGGAATGGGCGGCGCATCTTCATCACGTTCGATGGAGTCGACGCTGGCTTTTTTGTATGGGTGAACGGAAAGAGGGTCGGATATAGCGTAAACAGCCGCAATCCAGCGGAGTTCGATCTCACTCCCTATGTCGTTCCCGGGCAGAAGAATCTGCTTGCTGTCGAGGTATACCGATATACGGCCGGCAGCTACATGGAAGACCAGGACATGTGGCGGCTGAGCGGCATTTTCCGCAATGTAACACTGTGGAGCGCGCCGCAGGTGCATGTGCGGGATTTCGCATTGACAACCGATCTGGACTCGAGTTATCGCGATGGCATACTCGCGGTTACCGCAAAGATCAAGAACTACTCCGCGACGACCCAGGCGGAGCGCCGCTTGCAGGTTGAACTGGTCACTCGCGACGGAGCGGCGAAGGTTGGACAAATCTCTGTCGAAGTTCCCGCGCTTGGGCCCGGAGAAGAGCGGGCTGTGTCGACCTCGCTGTCGGTCGGTAATCCTGCGAAATGGACTGCAGAGACTCCCAATCTTTACACTGCAGTCCTATCCCTCACCGGCGACGCAAAGTCCGCCGAGGTTTTGTCCGCGCACATAGGCTTCCGCAAAATAGAGATAAAGAATGCCGTTTTCATGATCAACGGTGCGCCGGTAAAGTTGAAGGGCGCGAACCGGCACGAGAACTGGCCCGACACAGGTCACTACGTCTCCGAAGATCGGATGATTCGGGATCTTGAGCTGCTGAAGCAGGTCAATGCGAACCATGTGCGAACGTCGCATTATACCGACGACCCACGCTGGTATGAGCTTGCCGATGAGTACGGCATCTACCTTGTGGCCGAGGCGAACGTAGAGTGTCACGGCTACATGAACGTGCTCGACCGGGAGCCGCGTTACGAGAAGAGCATTGTTGATCGCAACGTCGCCAATGTGGAAAACCTGAAGAACCATCCATCGGTCGTGGTGTGGTCACTCGGGAACGAGTGCGGTGGCGGCAGCAGCTTCAAGACGGCGCTGCAGTCGATTAAGACGATCGATCCTACCCGACCGACCCACTATGAGCCCTTTGGGAGTGGCCCGAACCTGCCCACTGACATCGAAAGTCACATGTACACGGACCCGACCGAACTGAAAGCTGCAGGACAGGATCCCAAGCGAACGAAGCCGTTCTATCTCTGCGAGTACGCCCACGCCATGAACAACTCGATGGGATCGGTAGGCGATTATAACGATCTCTTCGACAAGTATCCGACGCTGATGGGGGGTGCGATCTGGGAGTGGGAGGATCAAGGCCTCTGGAACGGTCGCGATTCCAATCATCAGTACATGGCCTACGGGGGAGGGTTCGGGGATTTCCCCAACGATAAGTACTTTATCCATAAAGGCGTGGTCTTCTCCGATCGATCCCCCAAGCCTCATTATCCGGAGTTGAAGCGGGCCTATCAGTGGGTAAGCTTTACACCGATCGATATCGCTCACGGAAAGATCGGCATCCGCAACCGGTACGCGTTCACGAACCTAAACAAGTTTGTACCTCACTGGACGCTGAGCGAAGATGGTGCCGTCATTGATCAGGGCACACTTGTACCAATCGTCTTGGCGCCCGATGCGAGTACGGAGGTGACGTTACCCGTCAAAATCGCGTCGGCCAAGCCCGGACGCGAGTACTTCCTCCGACTCTCGTTCGAGTTGGCGAAGCCGGAGATTTGGGCAAGGGCCGGTTATGAAGTAGCCACGCAGCAGTTTGAGCTGCCGACCGCACCTGCGACCAAGACCATGGTTGCGCTGACGACTGGTGTCCAAACCGCAGGGGCTTTGAGTCTGAGGCAGGACGACAAATCGATTACGGTTGAAGGAAATGGATTCAGCGTCGTATTCGACAAGCTCCACGGCACGATCTCGCAGATCACTCGCGGCGGCGCAGCCCTTCTGGTGGAGGGTGGAGGGCCTAAGCTTTATCTTTGGCGAGCGCCTCATCGCAACGATGACCAATGGGCATCGAAGGCCTGGGATACGTATGCCATCAACTCTCTGCAGATTACGGTTAAAGAGCTCAAGGCAACCCGGTTGAGCGATTCCTCGGTTCTTGTCGAGGCGACGCTTCTGGAAGCAGGACATCAAGGATGGTCTGCAACCTTCGCGACGGCGTACACCATCGCGGGTGATGGATCGATCGCCGTGAAGAGTAACTTCGCTCCGTCCGGAGAGAGAATTCCGCTGGCCAGGATCGGAGTTCGCATGTTGCTGAACAAAGGCTTGAACCGGTTCAGCTATCTTGGCCGGGGACCGATGGAGAACTATTCGGATCGCGATCGCGGATCGGATGTCGGCCTGTATTCGAGCTCGGTGCAGGATCAGCTGACCCCGTATCCGAAGCCGATGGAGGCGGGAAACCATGAGGATGTCCGGTGGGCTGCTCTAGGGGGCGCCGGTCTGCCGACACTGATGGCGGTGAGCGTGGGCAAGCTCCTGCAGGTGTCCGCACTGCCGTTGATGGACGAACAGCTCGAGGCTCCGGCTCATTCGGAGGATCTACCGCCTAGCACGTCAGCGGTACTGACGCTGGATACGAAGACGCTGGGCGTGGGATCGAACAGTTGCGGGCCGAAGCCCTTGCCGCAATATATGGTCTGGTCCGATCCTACGGAGTTTTCTTATGTGCTTCGGCTTCTGCCTGCGGGGGACCAAAACCTCTCCGATGTAGCCAGGACGTCTCTCTCCGGAGAATCCATCCACGCTCTCGAGAGCCAAAAGTAG